AGATTTGATCTTTGATATGCAATGCAGACACGATCAATGACTGTATAAACAGATATAAAGAAGAATTCTCTCATAATTCGACTATAACTACGCCATACTTCTCCAGAAAATACGCAGAGGGACCGAGCAGAAGCAGCGCGACGATGTTCCTGTAAACTGGGAACACAAGCTTGCTTACACCCATGTTAAGCACAGTTCTGAGGATGACATGTTGCCCTGCATAACCAAACTGGAGAACAATCAATGCCATGTGAATCCGGGCACGTTCAGGCACCATACACAACAGTCTGTTGCCAGGAGCTCTACTTGGTGATGTGTTAACCTCATCATCCATTGTAGAAGATACtccaaattacacaaaattGGAGTATAAGGCAAATGTGTGAGACACCAGAGGCACACTAGTGCTATATTTATAATCCAAAGACCATATTTGCACATGCTCAACTACATTGGGTGTACGGAGTGACTGAGTGAGTGTGCGACAACATAACAATGATAACATGCATGTCAGACTATATGCAAAGACACTTTTGTTTCTGCATTTGCCATATTTGACTGTACTGTTGACtgaatcttttctttttttgataaATTATTGAATGTGATAGTACAAAATTGTGGGAGTCAGCAATGACTATGGCTAGCTAGTGTTTCAAATTGATGTCCTACATGACAAAAACATTATAATTACTTGTCCGTCAAGTTTCAGTGGATTGATCCTCAAGAATCAATATACGCGCGTTCCTTAGCCTATGGGTTGATATTGATTCAGACAAAGAAATATAGGAAGGATACACCTGATTTTACCAGAAGTCAGtctaaaagatacacacattCAAATATGGATCATTCAATCATGTTGAAATAAATGATGgaaattttgcatatataCATGCAATCCAGATAGATTAACAAGTTCTgtatcaaaaaataaaataaaataaagtgtTTGCTATTTCGTTTGAGTCTTATCCCACAAGTTTGTAAACAATAGATTTTGATGGTTCTTTTAATTCCCGCGTTTGCAGTAATAAAGAGGCTAATGGTTTGTACCATAGGGAAAACTGATAATGAAGACTTAGTGAGAACTTTCAAATAGACGATTGGATGACATATACATTTAAATATGAGAATATCAAATTGAACTCTAAACCATTCATTTAACCGTCAATTTGAAAGTCATCATTGTAAGGTCTTCAAGGAAAGCTCTCTCTTATATCCTATGCCAAATACCTGATAGCGAGTCTACATGAGCATGGCCCAGAAAGAAATATTGAGGAATGCATTTATTAAGCAAAAAAACACCATGTTACTTGTTTAGTTTTTATACGGAGAGTTCGCTGTGAACTTTCTTCAGAAACTGTTTTCTACGAAATGTTCGCTGCAAACTCTCTTCAGAAACATCTTTTCCTACAGAAAGCAGTGAACTTTCTTCAGAAAATGTTTTTTCTACAAGAAAGTTCGCTTTCTTTATAAATTGTTTTCTACAGCATGTTCGCTGCGAAATTTCCTCATAagtttttttatatgaattttttAAGAAACGACGAATTGtcataacataaaaaaaaattatacgaaaagattttttttaagaaacgACAAATTGtcataaaacataaaaagtAATGTACGaaacaatataaataaatttttactcACTTCTTGGAAGCAACGATaatttgagaaatgaaaaactcctagcaaactaaagaactaGAACTCGAAATCTATATCTCAATATTAAATCTCTGCAGTCGACCCATAAGTAACCAAATACACCCTATCAACATCAGCCAACTTCTTCTTAAGAACACGAAAGGAACCTCAAATGGAGAGAGAATCTCCCCCATAGGCATCCTTCGTAACCACCACATCTTCATGGGCCTCTAAAGATACCAACCCAAAAACCTTAATTGCATGTGGACGACTAGGCCCAGCCTCATCCATCTTCAGCATCCTCTTAGGTCCAAAGTTCCTCTTACAAGCCCGCTAAAGCTTGATCTAAGCTAGCCGGGCCTTCCCCAACCCTGCCTTCCTTGGCCTAGATTTACCCGACCCAGTCATCTCACTTTATCCCTGGGCTTGTATTTCCGACCTGGAGGCCAACCCAACTTTTTCCTCTTCTGTGGACTCATAGTGAGCATCCCATCTTagtgtggggggggggggggggggtgaagATCCGCTGAAAACTGCAATTCCAAGAGTAGCTATGTCTCTGTACTCGGTGCCACAGAGCCACCTTTCCTTCTCACCACCACCAGGTCCATCTCAGCTCTCCTCTTGCTGCCACTAAGCCTTGCCGACAACATAAGGAGGGCTAGGGTTTCCTCTTGCACCGACAAAGGGACCTCCACTGCTTGAGGTATTACTGGCGACACCATTGGATCAGTATTCACAAACTTAGGGACAAGCTCCGCCATCGAAACTCCAGGAATGGAGAATATCATCATCGGGGGAGCAGAGGTGCCAAAAGAGCGAACTCAACCCGGAAAGGATTAGGGTTAGGATTCATAAACAATGTCATGCTCACCACCAACGATACACTCGCCAAACCACACGTTTCCCCCATCTGCTTGCCGCTGACCCTGGTTCCCATTAGATTGACACCGAGAACTCGAGGTTCTGACGTGTATGGTGGACCGCGGCAACCAATTGCTTCATGTTCAAGTATGCCACATGCCTTGCTGAAACTCGTCGTTCGATCGTACCTGAATGTAAACATGGCGGGAATACGAGTCATGCCAAACTCATACAACATGGGAGGATAAGCCTGCTTGATTGGATCCAACTGAAAATGTGTGATACGAACCCTATCTCGGTGTCCTTGATTCACCTCCTTCCCAAACACCTCCTCCACCACTCTCAACGATTCACGTATCGATTCAAGCACCTCAAGAGTCATGAATACCGACAGCAACCCAAACACCTCCATTGTAATAGGGAAACTCAAAATAGGCACCACCACCGGATCACAAAGTCCATCAAATGTGGCGGCGACGAATAAAACCCTATTATAGTGCCAAGGACCATTCTCAACCACATAGCATTTCTCGGCCTCCTCTATGAATTTCATCACATATCGATCACCCTGCGCATGCATCTGGAGACGATGTTTGTATCCCCAAACTGATGTCAGAGCACCGATCATTACTTTCGGAGCCGGTTTTTTCTTCACAGCGAACATATGTCCCACGACAAAAGGTTGTTGTGAAATCGTTACGTCGCTAACAACCCCTGTAAAGGTCACCTTGCCTTCTCCTTGGTTGCAAGAGCAACAACAAAACTAGCGTTGAATCCTTCAGACATGGTGTCGATGGCTGGGAGGGATGATAAGCAGAAGGAGGAAAACCTAGAGAAACCCTACACGACGCTCCTTTgcttcttatttatttaatcATTTTTATACGGAAAGTTCactcttaaaaaaaaaggcaaaattgccaaaatacatCTAAAACAAccatgaacttgtatttgagtcaattttatttcttaaaactttgtaaaaattgccgatttgcatctcatccgttaaattcaattgtttctatccaatttttcatcacatgtcatgcacatgagagGTAATgttatcattttctatttatatttaatatactcacacattcaaatatagtgtgttgtgtatatatatatatatatatatatatatttatatgtacacatttatttttaattttctatgtatgtatttatttatatttttctaatattttttaacatatcatatcacgtaaaacaataactatataaatcaataacatgtttaaaaaacaaaatatagtagcaagtgttcctcttaagtaattttattaatttatttcattattaaatatgaaaaatatataatgacaatattgcccCTTAAatgtatgacatgtgacttaaaattgaatgaaaaacattaaatttaacggatgatgtgcaaatcggtaatttttaacAAGTTTAGAAGGTAAATTAACTCAAATGTAAATTCGGGAtgtaaaatgacaattatgacatttttgccaaaaaaaaaaagagttattTCATCCTAAAACGCAGCGTTTTACTAAATTCAGACCCTCGGCATAAGAAATGTGCAGTGTTACTGCCAATAGAAGTCTCGACCTTTTCAAAATGTCGATTAAGAAAGAGAAGATCCCTCCGGCCGCTGTGGTTGAGCTCGACAGcagcgacgacgacgacgacaacCCCTCCGCGCCGCCGAAAAATCTCCCGTCGCGACAGTCGCCGGCCGTCGACCAGCGAACCCTAGCCTCCCGGAGCTTCTGGAAAGCCGGCGACTATGTCGTGGGACCCTCCAAGGCGCCGTCTCTGGCCAAAGGGCAACTGGAACACGCGCGAGTCCATCCCAAGTTTCTTCATTCCAATGCCACCTCGCATAAGTGGGCTTTTGGAGGTTAAAGCTTCTTGCTTTAGAGAAATTAGGTTctttttttgattaatttagtCTGATTTTGATCTAGGAAGTTTTAATTTGCAGCCATTGCTGAGCTGTTGGACAATGGTGTTGATGAGGTAAGCTCTTTTTGCTTCTGATGTCACGCTTGTTGCTAAGAAAAGCTAGTTTTTGATGTCAAAAAGTGTTGTTACTTTAATTTAGATACAAAATGGGGCAACTTTTGTGAGTGTTGATAAGATTGATCTCAAGAAAGACAACTCGCCGGCGTTACTTTTCCGAGGTATGGTGTTCTGTCGTGTTAATTGCGGCGGTTTTATTGATGGGATGCGGTTTGTTTAGAGAGGGGAAATTTGAAATGTGTGGTTATATATTGTGGCAGATGATGGGGGTGGGATGAATCCGGAAGGTCTTCGGAAATGCATGAGCTTGGGTTATTCGACAAAGAAGTCAAACACGACTATCGGGCAATGTAATTACTATGAACTTGTTGTTTCATTAGCTGTGAGTTTAGTTTGGTTTGCATTATGTGATGTGTGTTGGAGTTATGCTTGGGAAAGGTCATATCATGCTAGGATTTTGCATTTATTTTGTATCTGCTGGAGAGGTAATGCCGAATATGAAACAGTAATTTTGCTCTGTAAAGTCTAGACTGAGAAGTTCGTCAAACTACATTCTTTGATTAATATTGCGTTGTTGGATAGAAGTCTAAGATAGACGTTATTTGAGCTTTAATAGAATGAGTAGGTTTCTCGTGTCCGAGAAATTGGAAACACAAGAGTGATAACCCTGATTGTGTAACCTACAAATAATTTTGCTCTACAATGGTGTAAAAGTCATTGTTATTATCTTGCTTAATGCATTTTAGGTTCAGTTCATGAGTATAAACACTTTTGTATACATGGGCCATTCAAGTCCTGATCAGTTCTATCAATTCTATGTAATTTTTTCGCCTTGAAATGTAACAAGTGTATGTGGTTTCAGATGGTAATGGATTTAAGACAAGTACTATGAGACTAGGTGCTGATGTTATTGTGCTCAGTCGTGCAACTCGTGGAAGGTAATTTAAGTTTCTGTTTTACTTCAGACCCTAGTTGTACCTGAGGCAATCATCTTTCAAAATAATACTATACGAACAACTTTTGAGTGTTCAATAACTTACTTTTTCTTACATCTGTTGTTTAGCCAAGCTACCCAGAGTATTGGACTTTTATCTTATACGTTCCTACGGAGAACTGGGCAGGATGATGTTATTGTTCCAATGGTATTTCTTTGCTTATAAACGTGAAGCTTCTTTTACCCTTCCTAAACATTGAAACCAAATCTGTATCTGCAATTCACACTTCAATTTGATTTCAACTGCAGATTGATTTCGACATCTCTGGGAATTGGGTTCAACCAATAATTTATAGCTCACTGGAAGACTGGTCTTCTAATTTAAAAACAATCCTTGAATGGTCACCCTTTGGGTCAAAGGAAGATCTCTTGCAACAGGTTTGTTGAGTTAGATGTGTAGATATTATATACTTGCTTTCATTGGAATTATGATGAGAGCCTTCTCCCCCTTATTCTTCTTAAATCCTGTTGACATATTTTATTCATCTCCAAACCAACTGCAATTGAAATTTCGGGAGCATCTACTCTTAGATAGTAATTAGAAGGTTCATTTGCATCTGTTGTAGATTAATTATGTAAGAGATGATGTTTCATGCATGATTGGTTACCTGTCAATGCAGTCTTGTGTTCTCTTTAGATATCAGAACAAAGAGTTCATGTTGCAACATAGATAGGAAGATTACATTGTGGTATTGCAGGGAGAGTCATATTCTGATCTTCCTTTTACTTTAATATCTTTTGAGGGAGTTGTTAATATCTATTGTTGAGGCCATCAGTCAGTGACACCAACTTGTCCTAtgcattttgaatttttgatgTCATCGGCTCCTGTAGTTCTTCAACGACTATAGTTGATACATTAATTGGTCAACTCCATTGTGGTATTGCAGGAGTACAAATGCTCATTTTCCTCTTATGTCAGACTATCTAAGCTATCTAAGACCATCCTATTAGTGCCTGCACCAAATCATCCAACTTGCCCTGATATCTGCTGGGTTGTTCACCCAAAATATAATGGATTTAGTGCACTCGGCTtaaccaaaataaattaagagcCTTCAAATGACACATCATTCTTTTATCATGTCTCTTTCAATATCTATAGCAGTTTGTTATCATTGATgtgttattttttatatttatttcccAGTTTGAGGACATTGGAGCTCATGGAACAAAGATAATCATATACAACTTGTGGCTAAATGATGAAGGCGTATATGAATTGagttttgatgatgatgatgaggtaCGTTTTATAACCGTAAAAGGTTGGAGGGAGTATATTGATATACTATATTAGCTAGATCTCGGGTGACAAAATTGGTAGATTATTGTTCACAATGTATATggtaatttcaatttcaaaggTTGGAGTAAACCTATCATGAATCACAGATAGTCTGTGACCTTAGATTGAAAGCATTTAATCTTTCTTGGTCACTCAGATACTATTTGCGACTCATTGTTGATCTTTGACATAGGATATACGGTTGAGAGATGAAACAAACCGTGGAAGTTTGACCAagttaaacaaaaaaacagcTGACCTACTGAACCATGTGTCATATCGTCTCCGCTATTCATTGAGGGtaaatttatcaaaattaattcttatttttaattCAGCATCATTTGTTGGTTAAGATAATTcaaattgtattttttttttgttcaggCATATGCTTCCATTCTGTACCTCAGAAAATTCACAAACTTCCAAGTCATTATAAGGGGTAAACCTGTACAGCAATATCGCATTGAAGATGACTTGATACATGTAAAAGTGGCCACATATAGGCCTCAGCTAGCGACCATGTCAAAAGAGGTAAGGTTCATAGTTGATTCATTGATCCCTGCtagtttctttcttcttccatgTAACATAAATACACGGGTGGGTGTGTgctgaggttataaagcctcTACTCCAAGTGTCGGAATATAAACTGCAAATTTTAAGTGTCTTGAGAAGATATAAAAAGGAGCTTTAAAGTTTAATTTTTGTGGTAAAGGTCTCGGTGGAAACAACCATTGGATTCACAAAAGAGGCACCTGATCTTCCGGTTAGTGGGTTCAATGTGTACCACAAAAATCGCCTCATCAGGGTATGCTTGATAATGCTGAAGCAatttctctttattttttagTTGTTTTCACTGGACACCACTAGTTCTTAAATCATGTATGCATGTGAGATTTTGAAGTATTAGGCTGGTACTATGTGATTATCATTACACACATTCTGATTCATAAAAATTCAGGATCCataatttaaatttcagttGCACAGATTTGTTTAATTACCATAGTTACTGCAAAATTGGAACTGTTTATGGAAATCCTAAGATGGAAACATGATAACTATGATCGGCATTTTGTAACTGCAGACCAGTGAATTTATTATTAGTTTGCTGATACAATGAGTTTGTTAATCATGTTGCAGCCATTCTGGAAAGTCACAGCTGATGGTTCATCGAAGGGAAATGGTGTTATTGGTATGATTGTGTTACTTTGTGTTCTAACTGTAGATGCCTCTAAGCATTTGGTTCCTTATTCCCTGAATGTACATATCACAGGATTTCTTGAAGCAAACTTTATAGAGCCAGCCCACGATAAGCAGGACTTTGAGCGATCATCATTGTTTATCCGTCTTGAAACAAAGCTGAAACAAATGGTAATGGAATACTGGTGAGTTCTAAAGTCTGGATACTTTCAGTTGCTTTGTGAATCTACCACCCTCTCGTCACTCATCTTCTCATCGTTGAGGATTTTGGGCTTGattgaaagaaataaataaaagacaCTGAGTGTTGAGGTGAGCAGTACTAAATACAGGAAAAAAAGAGTTACAGGGGCCTTCCTCCATTTTAGAGTGCTCCAAAGGAAAGAATCTTCATTTGCCCTTAGCTGTTATATAATGattaaataattgtgtatGAGATCTAATAGTTATCTGCGTCACTATACATATTGTATGTATGCATCAGAAGTATGTATTAACTAGGTTGTACATCTATTGTTTTCTCTCTCACACATACATGTTGAAGTGCTGTTCCTTCCTCAGTGTGATGTGATTTCCTGACATGTATGTTGCGTCTTCACACTTTGTTGATGACTGGAATTTTTCTGGACAAGACAGGAAAAGCCATTGCCACTTTGTGGGCTATCAGCCTCTTATTCCTAGTGAACTTAAGCTGCACAGAGAACGGGCTGGTAAAGCTTCTGGTGGACCAACACCTATTAATGTTGATACGGGTGATGGGCAGCATGTAAGTGGGGGTACTGAATTGAGTGATGAGTTGCTGGTGTGCATTCTGGTATGATTAATGGTTAGGTTTTGAAATGTGCAGAAACAAAGTTTAGTTAGAATGTTTAGCCTGGCAGCTGGTCCGACCACATTCATATTTATAAGCTTtccgaaaagaaaaagaaaaaaacaacttaAGAAACTAATAATGCGCTGTAAATTGCAGTGGACACTTTTAAGCTCTCTGATTTTCATATAATTGGTTCTTACTTGTAATTTAGAAGTTTATAATTCTTAGCTTTGTTGAATACCTTTGCAGAGTCCAGAAGAAGTAGTGATATCTAATGGCAATACAGAGGGCATGTCAGTTGAGGA
This genomic interval from Argentina anserina chromosome 1, drPotAnse1.1, whole genome shotgun sequence contains the following:
- the LOC126793256 gene encoding protein MICRORCHIDIA 2-like isoform X2; this encodes MSIKKEKIPPAAVVELDSSDDDDDNPSAPPKNLPSRQSPAVDQRTLASRSFWKAGDYVVGPSKAPSLAKGQLEHARVHPKFLHSNATSHKWAFGAIAELLDNGVDEIQNGATFVSVDKIDLKKDNSPALLFRDDGGGMNPEGLRKCMSLGYSTKKSNTTIGQYGNGFKTSTMRLGADVIVLSRATRGSQATQSIGLLSYTFLRRTGQDDVIVPMIDFDISGNWVQPIIYSSLEDWSSNLKTILEWSPFGSKEDLLQQFEDIGAHGTKIIIYNLWLNDEGVYELSFDDDDEDIRLRDETNRGSLTKLNKKTADLLNHVSYRLRYSLRAYASILYLRKFTNFQVIIRGKPVQQYRIEDDLIHVKVATYRPQLATMSKEVSVETTIGFTKEAPDLPVSGFNVYHKNRLIRPFWKVTADGSSKGNGVIGFLEANFIEPAHDKQDFERSSLFIRLETKLKQMVMEYWKSHCHFVGYQPLIPSELKLHRERAGKASGGPTPINVDTGDGQHSPEEVVISNGNTEGMSVEEICEENIQLFRRYEEHVKKEDELKKTITNLEKELEFARRKKDQLAQYLETKRKQKAAEHNSAQTNA
- the LOC126793256 gene encoding protein MICRORCHIDIA 2-like isoform X1; this translates as MSIKKEKIPPAAVVELDSSDDDDDNPSAPPKNLPSRQSPAVDQRTLASRSFWKAGDYVVGPSKAPSLAKGQLEHARVHPKFLHSNATSHKWAFGAIAELLDNGVDEIQNGATFVSVDKIDLKKDNSPALLFRDDGGGMNPEGLRKCMSLGYSTKKSNTTIGQYGNGFKTSTMRLGADVIVLSRATRGSQATQSIGLLSYTFLRRTGQDDVIVPMIDFDISGNWVQPIIYSSLEDWSSNLKTILEWSPFGSKEDLLQQFEDIGAHGTKIIIYNLWLNDEGVYELSFDDDDEDIRLRDETNRGSLTKLNKKTADLLNHVSYRLRYSLRAYASILYLRKFTNFQVIIRGKPVQQYRIEDDLIHVKVATYRPQLATMSKEVSVETTIGFTKEAPDLPVSGFNVYHKNRLIRPFWKVTADGSSKGNGVIGFLEANFIEPAHDKQDFERSSLFIRLETKLKQMVMEYWKSHCHFVGYQPLIPSELKLHRERAGKASGGPTPINVDTGDGQHVSGGTELSDELLVCILSPEEVVISNGNTEGMSVEEICEENIQLFRRYEEHVKKEDELKKTITNLEKELEFARRKKDQLAQYLETKRKQKAAEHNSAQTNA